In a genomic window of Halobiforma lacisalsi AJ5:
- a CDS encoding bacterio-opsin activator domain-containing protein has product MGDGAGAIRERERVSTASTDAIAIVDGERHGAVNAAYADLYGFSRPDDLVGEPWDRRLAEDERSRLEREILPSCRSEGYWRGTITGRRRDGTTVSHELSIARLTDDQYVCTAREAAGEERTGRDAREHTRLLERAFDAVEDIVYVFDEDGDAVLWNATLREVTGYTDSEIAGLEPAELIAPEERERGSDSGSGSDAGGCLDQLGDRQVDLVTKDGERVPHEFRGTTFEDRETGRIYRCGVARDVTDRTERERQLRTTRRFNEELVENAPFGMFRLDDELRITYENQRAEEIIGLPENEQESEAIGTDIRDLPSIAETGQADLFTRLKDGETIEFEFPFESIYGKEAYFTGRGVPLYRDDEFEGAILMAIDISERRRRERQLERQRDELETLNRINELLLEITRDLFASPTRTEIEQTVCDRLATSDLYQFAWIGAPETGGQRIVPRANAGIDEGYVETVTVTTAGEETGQGPAGRAFRSGEVQVSQNIRTDPTFEPWRDAALERGVESAAAVPLVHGDRTYGILAVYATRPLAFSRREQSGFEVLGEAVGFAINAIEEHALLFADTIVELEFEVTDSGLVFVRASDRLACEIDITGYVESASGTWSVYLTVDGAEPAAVREVATADPDVERARVVADEGETGLLEFAMNGPAVTELAEHGAMLTSGYADDGRGRFCIEAPQTTDIRQLSDRLQTAYPKSTLVAQREFDRPVQKPIEIRQSIADRLTDRQQEALQRAYHAGYFEWPRRSTAGDIADSMDISETTFHYHLRNALETLATAFVGELH; this is encoded by the coding sequence ATGGGTGACGGAGCCGGGGCTATACGGGAGCGGGAGCGAGTGTCGACCGCGTCGACGGACGCGATAGCCATCGTCGACGGCGAACGACACGGGGCAGTCAACGCGGCGTACGCCGATCTATACGGGTTTTCGCGTCCGGACGACCTGGTCGGCGAACCGTGGGATCGCCGTCTCGCGGAGGACGAGCGATCCCGACTGGAACGGGAGATCCTCCCGTCGTGTCGATCAGAGGGGTACTGGCGGGGGACGATCACTGGCCGGCGACGGGACGGAACCACGGTTTCGCACGAACTGTCGATCGCCCGATTGACCGACGATCAGTACGTTTGTACCGCGCGCGAGGCCGCGGGTGAGGAACGGACAGGACGGGACGCGCGAGAGCACACTCGATTGCTCGAGCGCGCGTTCGACGCGGTCGAGGACATCGTTTACGTCTTCGACGAGGACGGTGATGCGGTTCTCTGGAACGCAACGCTCCGCGAGGTGACCGGCTACACGGATTCGGAGATCGCCGGACTCGAGCCGGCGGAACTGATCGCGCCGGAAGAACGCGAACGGGGTTCCGATTCGGGTTCCGGATCCGACGCCGGCGGCTGCCTCGACCAACTCGGCGACCGGCAGGTCGACCTCGTCACGAAAGACGGCGAGCGAGTCCCCCACGAGTTCCGCGGAACGACGTTCGAGGACCGCGAGACGGGCCGGATCTATCGGTGTGGTGTCGCACGCGATGTCACCGACCGGACGGAACGCGAACGGCAACTCCGAACCACCCGACGGTTCAACGAGGAACTGGTCGAGAACGCACCGTTCGGGATGTTCCGCCTCGACGACGAACTGCGGATCACGTACGAGAACCAGCGGGCCGAAGAGATCATCGGCCTCCCCGAGAACGAACAGGAGTCGGAGGCGATCGGCACGGATATTCGTGACCTGCCGTCGATCGCCGAGACCGGGCAGGCCGACCTCTTTACGCGGCTCAAAGACGGCGAGACGATCGAGTTCGAGTTCCCGTTCGAATCCATCTACGGCAAGGAAGCGTACTTCACCGGGCGTGGCGTCCCGCTGTACCGGGACGACGAGTTCGAGGGTGCGATCCTGATGGCCATCGACATCTCGGAGCGCAGACGACGCGAACGGCAACTCGAGCGCCAGCGCGACGAACTCGAGACGCTCAACCGGATCAACGAACTCCTCCTCGAGATCACCCGTGACCTGTTCGCGTCGCCGACGCGGACCGAGATCGAACAGACGGTCTGCGATCGACTGGCCACCTCCGATCTCTACCAGTTCGCCTGGATCGGTGCGCCCGAAACGGGCGGGCAGCGGATCGTTCCCCGTGCCAACGCCGGAATCGACGAAGGGTACGTCGAGACCGTGACGGTCACGACCGCGGGGGAGGAGACCGGGCAGGGGCCGGCCGGCCGCGCCTTCCGAAGCGGCGAGGTCCAGGTGAGCCAGAACATCCGGACCGATCCGACGTTCGAACCGTGGCGTGACGCGGCCCTCGAGCGCGGCGTCGAGTCCGCCGCCGCGGTGCCGCTGGTCCACGGCGACCGGACGTACGGCATCCTGGCCGTCTACGCGACTCGTCCGCTCGCGTTCAGCCGGCGCGAGCAAAGCGGGTTCGAGGTTCTCGGCGAGGCTGTCGGCTTCGCCATCAACGCCATCGAGGAGCACGCGCTCCTGTTTGCGGACACGATCGTCGAACTCGAGTTCGAGGTCACCGACTCCGGGCTGGTGTTCGTCCGGGCGTCCGATCGCCTCGCGTGTGAAATCGACATCACCGGCTACGTCGAGTCGGCGTCGGGGACGTGGAGCGTGTACCTCACCGTCGACGGCGCCGAGCCGGCGGCCGTCCGCGAGGTCGCGACGGCGGATCCGGACGTGGAGCGAGCGCGGGTCGTCGCCGACGAAGGCGAGACCGGACTGCTCGAGTTCGCGATGAACGGCCCGGCGGTCACCGAACTCGCAGAACACGGGGCGATGCTCACCTCGGGATACGCCGACGACGGCCGGGGGCGGTTCTGTATCGAAGCGCCGCAGACGACCGACATCCGACAGCTGTCCGATCGGCTACAGACCGCGTACCCGAAGTCGACGCTGGTCGCCCAGCGGGAATTCGATCGGCCCGTCCAGAAGCCGATCGAGATCCGCCAGTCGATCGCGGACCGACTGACCGACCGACAGCAGGAAGCGCTACAGCGCGCCTACCACGCCGGCTACTTCGAGTGGCCGCGTCGGAGCACTGCGGGCGACATCGCCGACTCGATGGACATCTCCGAGACGACCTTCCACTATCACCTGCGGAACGCGCTCGAGACGCTCGCGACGGCCTTCGTCGGGGAACTACACTAA
- a CDS encoding GYD domain-containing protein: MPTYISLLEYTEQGIQNIDESPDRLANARELAESMDSTVDQFYLTFGEYDAVAVIEAPDDETAAQLVLTVTRAGAISSETLKAFPEDEYREVIEGLPEQ, from the coding sequence ATGCCGACCTACATCAGCCTGCTGGAGTACACGGAACAGGGGATCCAGAACATCGACGAGAGTCCGGATCGGCTCGCCAACGCGAGGGAACTGGCCGAATCGATGGACAGTACGGTCGACCAGTTCTATCTGACGTTCGGAGAGTACGACGCCGTGGCCGTCATCGAGGCTCCGGACGACGAAACCGCTGCCCAGCTCGTGCTCACCGTCACGCGAGCGGGGGCAATAAGCAGCGAGACGCTGAAGGCCTTCCCGGAGGACGAGTACCGGGAGGTCATCGAGGGACTGCCCGAACAGTAG
- the trpD gene encoding anthranilate phosphoribosyltransferase produces the protein MQDYVERVTEGEDLTQAEARAASSAVFEDATEAQIGALLAALRAKGETEAEIAGFAEGMREAARTITPDREPLVDTCGTGGDDYDTINVSTTSAVVAAGAGVPVAKHGNYSVSSSSGSADVLEVAGVDVEAEPPAVEGAIEDDGIGFMLAPVFHPAMKAVIGPRKELGMRTIFNVLGPLTNPAGADAQVVGVYDPDLVPVLADALARMDVERALVVHGAGTDEIAIHGETTVAEVDGEDVEEYTLEPADLGLEEHDIDDIAGGTPEENADDLRGIVDGTVDGAKRDVILANAGAAIYVAGEADTLEEGAEIALEAIESGDAAAKLEQLRASPEADAEPEPREAR, from the coding sequence ATGCAGGATTACGTCGAACGCGTCACCGAAGGAGAGGATCTCACTCAGGCGGAGGCTCGAGCGGCCTCGAGCGCGGTGTTCGAGGACGCGACGGAGGCACAGATCGGCGCGTTGCTCGCCGCGCTCCGAGCGAAAGGCGAGACCGAAGCCGAGATCGCCGGCTTCGCGGAGGGGATGCGCGAGGCGGCGCGGACGATCACGCCGGACCGCGAGCCGCTGGTCGACACCTGTGGCACGGGCGGAGACGACTACGACACGATCAACGTCTCGACGACGAGTGCGGTCGTCGCCGCCGGAGCCGGCGTCCCCGTCGCGAAACACGGGAACTACTCGGTGTCGTCCTCGTCGGGCAGCGCGGACGTCCTCGAGGTCGCGGGCGTCGACGTCGAGGCCGAGCCGCCGGCCGTCGAAGGGGCGATCGAGGACGACGGGATCGGCTTCATGCTTGCGCCCGTCTTCCACCCCGCGATGAAGGCCGTGATCGGTCCGCGCAAGGAACTGGGTATGCGGACGATCTTCAACGTGCTCGGCCCGCTGACCAACCCCGCGGGTGCGGACGCCCAGGTCGTCGGCGTCTACGATCCGGACCTCGTCCCCGTACTCGCGGACGCCCTCGCGCGAATGGACGTCGAGCGCGCGCTGGTCGTCCACGGCGCGGGCACCGACGAAATCGCGATCCACGGCGAGACGACCGTCGCGGAGGTCGACGGCGAGGACGTCGAGGAGTACACGCTCGAGCCCGCCGATCTCGGCCTCGAGGAACACGACATCGATGACATCGCCGGCGGCACCCCCGAGGAGAACGCCGACGACCTGCGGGGGATCGTCGACGGGACCGTCGACGGCGCGAAACGCGACGTCATCCTCGCCAACGCCGGCGCGGCGATCTACGTCGCCGGCGAGGCCGACACCCTCGAGGAGGGTGCCGAAATCGCGCTCGAGGCAATCGAATCGGGCGACGCCGCGGCCAAACTCGAGCAGTTGCGGGCGAGCCCGGAAGCGGACGCGGAACCGGAACCGCGGGAGGCCCGATGA
- a CDS encoding phosphoribosylanthranilate isomerase, with protein MTMPPARDGRTRTRTKICGLTNVPDLETAVEAGADAVGVVCDVPVETPREVSVERAKRLVDAAPPFVTAVLVTMPDDPGAAIDLVETVEPDAVQLHGGFAAGDLGYLRSRVDASVLYAVDADEPDAASTYDDVVDALVVDSADEDGGGGTGETHDWDRTREAAADLESPLILAGGLEPDNVAAAVRTVDPFAVDVASGVEAAGGKKDADAVRSFVERAANATADRRVEP; from the coding sequence ATGACGATGCCGCCGGCGCGCGACGGTCGTACCCGGACGCGCACCAAAATCTGCGGGCTGACGAACGTCCCGGACCTCGAGACCGCCGTCGAGGCCGGCGCGGACGCGGTCGGAGTGGTCTGTGACGTCCCCGTCGAGACGCCCCGGGAGGTCTCGGTCGAACGCGCGAAGCGGCTCGTCGATGCGGCCCCGCCGTTCGTGACCGCGGTACTCGTGACGATGCCCGACGATCCCGGAGCCGCGATCGACCTCGTCGAGACGGTCGAACCCGACGCGGTTCAGCTCCACGGCGGGTTCGCCGCGGGTGATCTGGGCTACCTGCGTTCGCGGGTCGACGCGTCCGTTCTGTACGCGGTCGACGCCGACGAACCGGACGCCGCGAGCACCTACGACGACGTCGTCGACGCCCTGGTCGTCGACTCCGCTGACGAGGACGGCGGCGGCGGGACCGGCGAGACCCACGACTGGGATCGGACCCGAGAAGCGGCCGCGGACCTCGAGTCGCCGCTAATCCTCGCGGGCGGGCTTGAGCCGGACAACGTCGCCGCAGCCGTCCGGACGGTCGACCCGTTCGCGGTCGACGTCGCGAGCGGCGTCGAGGCTGCAGGTGGAAAAAAGGACGCCGACGCCGTCCGCTCGTTCGTCGAGCGCGCAGCGAACGCGACCGCCGATCGGAGGGTCGAGCCCTAG
- the trpE gene encoding anthranilate synthase component I, whose translation MSVDFDLGREEFVEYAASEDEGGNEDDNRPVVVRTVATLEVETTPLSAYAALTGRTPGSDRDRSPYAFLLESAEKTASSDPDGAFRPSTAGAERHARFSYVGYDPEAVVTVEPEGTSVEALTEDAPLESIEVEGDGSADTVDALRAAMPDARLENAPDPGRDRQHLTGGLVGFLAYDAVYDLWLEEVGVERPDSRFPDAQFVLTTKTLAFDEREGTVSLVCTPVLEADDDPEEVYDELRAEAAAVAETLRAVGDERPDAGGFVREDEVAGSKAAYEESVRAAKEHVLDGDIYQGVVSRKRELYGDVDPLGFYEAMREVNPSPYMYLLEHDDLTVVGASPETLVSVRGREVMSNPIAGTCDRGTSPVEDRRLAGEMLADEKERAEHTMLVDLARNDVRRVSEAGTVRVDEFMNVLKYSHVQHIESTVTGKLAADADAFDATRAAFPAGTLSGAPKIRAMEIIDDLESEPRGLYGGGVGYFSWTGDADFAIVIRTATVEEGVTLPDADGRQKRERERERDRITVQAGAGLVADSDPESEYEETEKKMGGVLAALERIEEDVEATTETADALETPEVSR comes from the coding sequence ATGTCGGTCGACTTCGATCTGGGTCGCGAGGAGTTCGTGGAGTACGCCGCCTCTGAGGACGAAGGCGGGAACGAAGACGACAACCGTCCCGTCGTCGTCCGCACCGTCGCCACCCTCGAGGTCGAGACGACCCCCCTGTCGGCCTACGCCGCGTTGACCGGGCGTACGCCGGGCAGCGACCGCGACCGGTCGCCCTACGCGTTCCTGCTGGAGAGCGCGGAAAAGACTGCCTCGAGCGATCCGGACGGCGCGTTCCGCCCGAGCACCGCTGGGGCCGAACGCCACGCACGGTTCTCCTACGTCGGGTACGATCCCGAGGCAGTCGTCACGGTCGAACCGGAGGGAACGAGCGTCGAGGCCCTGACCGAGGACGCACCCCTCGAGTCGATCGAGGTCGAGGGCGACGGCTCGGCCGACACCGTCGACGCGCTCCGGGCGGCCATGCCGGACGCACGACTCGAGAACGCGCCCGATCCGGGCCGCGATCGACAGCACCTCACCGGCGGCCTGGTCGGCTTTCTCGCCTACGACGCGGTCTACGACCTCTGGCTCGAGGAGGTCGGCGTCGAGCGGCCGGACTCCCGGTTCCCCGACGCGCAGTTCGTCCTGACGACGAAGACGCTCGCGTTCGACGAGCGCGAGGGGACGGTCTCGCTCGTCTGTACGCCGGTGCTCGAGGCCGACGACGACCCGGAGGAGGTCTACGACGAACTCCGCGCGGAGGCGGCCGCAGTCGCCGAGACGCTGCGGGCGGTCGGTGACGAGCGGCCGGACGCCGGCGGGTTCGTCCGCGAGGACGAGGTCGCGGGGTCGAAAGCGGCCTACGAGGAGAGCGTCCGGGCGGCCAAAGAGCACGTCCTCGACGGCGACATCTACCAGGGCGTCGTCTCCCGGAAGCGGGAGCTGTACGGGGACGTCGATCCGCTGGGGTTCTACGAGGCGATGCGCGAGGTCAACCCCTCGCCGTACATGTACCTGCTCGAGCACGACGACCTCACCGTGGTCGGAGCCAGCCCCGAGACGCTGGTCTCCGTGCGCGGGCGCGAAGTCATGTCGAACCCGATCGCGGGGACCTGTGATCGGGGGACGAGCCCGGTCGAGGATCGCCGGCTCGCCGGCGAGATGCTTGCCGACGAGAAGGAACGCGCCGAACACACGATGCTGGTCGACCTGGCGCGCAACGACGTCCGCCGCGTCTCGGAGGCCGGCACGGTCCGGGTCGACGAGTTCATGAACGTCCTCAAGTACAGCCACGTCCAGCACATCGAGTCGACGGTGACGGGAAAACTCGCCGCGGACGCGGATGCATTCGACGCGACGCGTGCCGCGTTCCCCGCCGGGACGCTCTCGGGCGCGCCGAAGATCCGCGCGATGGAGATCATCGACGACCTCGAGTCCGAACCCCGCGGGCTGTACGGCGGGGGCGTCGGCTACTTCTCCTGGACGGGGGACGCGGATTTCGCGATCGTGATCCGGACTGCGACGGTCGAGGAGGGCGTAACGCTACCCGACGCGGACGGACGACAGAAACGGGAACGGGAACGGGAACGGGATCGCATCACGGTCCAGGCCGGCGCCGGACTGGTGGCCGACAGCGACCCCGAAAGCGAGTACGAGGAGACCGAGAAGAAGATGGGCGGCGTCCTCGCCGCGCTCGAGCGGA